The following are from one region of the Nocardioides marmotae genome:
- the nusB gene encoding transcription antitermination factor NusB, with protein sequence MAARSKARKRALDLLYASEMRGESPVEALERAISEGEGPTNAYTATLVRGVVEHQERIDGLLRDYAEGWTLERMPAVDRNVLRLGLWELLYADDVPDSVAISEALALVRDLSTDDSPQFVNGVLGNLARNKANLA encoded by the coding sequence ATGGCAGCGCGTTCGAAGGCCCGCAAGCGCGCGCTCGACCTGCTCTACGCCTCGGAGATGCGGGGCGAGTCGCCGGTCGAGGCGCTCGAGCGGGCGATCTCGGAGGGCGAGGGCCCGACCAACGCCTACACCGCCACGCTGGTGCGCGGCGTCGTCGAGCACCAGGAGCGCATCGACGGGCTGCTGCGGGACTACGCCGAGGGCTGGACCCTCGAGCGGATGCCCGCGGTGGACCGCAACGTGCTCCGGCTGGGCCTGTGGGAGCTGCTGTACGCCGACGACGTGCCGGACTCGGTCGCGATCAGCGAGGCGCTGGCGCTCGTGCGGGACCTCTCCACCGACGACTCCCCGCAGTTCGTCAACGGGGTCCTCGGCAACCTGGCGCGGAACAAGGCGAACCTGGCCTGA
- the efp gene encoding elongation factor P, translating into MATTNDLKNGMVLNIDGQLWSVVEFQHVKPGKGPAFVRTKLRNVESGKNVDKTFNAGTKVETATVDRRTMQYLYNDGTSFVFMDVQSYDQLEVPPETVGDAQNFLLENQEVIVATNEGRVLFIELPASVELVITFTEPGLAGDSATGRTKPATLETGHEIQVPLFINQGEKVKVDTRDSSYLGRVKS; encoded by the coding sequence ATGGCAACGACGAACGACCTCAAGAACGGCATGGTCCTCAACATCGACGGGCAGCTCTGGTCCGTGGTGGAGTTCCAGCACGTCAAGCCGGGCAAGGGCCCCGCCTTCGTGCGGACCAAGCTCCGCAACGTCGAGTCGGGCAAGAACGTCGACAAGACCTTCAACGCCGGCACCAAGGTCGAGACCGCCACGGTCGACCGCCGCACGATGCAGTACCTCTACAACGACGGCACCTCGTTCGTCTTCATGGACGTCCAGTCCTACGACCAGCTCGAGGTCCCGCCGGAGACCGTCGGCGACGCGCAGAACTTCCTCCTGGAGAACCAGGAGGTCATCGTGGCGACCAACGAGGGCCGCGTGCTCTTCATCGAGCTCCCCGCCTCGGTCGAGCTCGTCATCACCTTCACCGAGCCCGGCCTCGCGGGCGACTCCGCCACCGGCCGCACCAAGCCGGCCACGCTGGAGACCGGCCACGAGATCCAGGTGCCGCTCTTCATCAACCAGGGCGAGAAGGTCAAGGTCGACACCCGCGACTCCTCCTACCTGGGACGCGTCAAGTCCTGA
- a CDS encoding type II 3-dehydroquinate dehydratase: protein MRVLVLNGPNLGRLGRRQPEIYGTTTHAELAAMCVAWGAELGLEVEVRQTNHEGVMVDWLNQAADDRTPVVLNAAAWTHYSYAVLDACAQLEAPLVEVHISDPQKRPEEFRHHSVVTPYAVEVVAGHGVEGYRMALEVLARG, encoded by the coding sequence GTGAGGGTCCTGGTCCTCAACGGGCCCAACCTCGGGCGGCTGGGTCGCCGGCAGCCGGAGATCTACGGCACGACCACCCACGCCGAGCTGGCCGCGATGTGCGTGGCGTGGGGTGCCGAGCTCGGCCTCGAGGTCGAGGTGCGCCAGACCAACCACGAGGGCGTGATGGTCGACTGGCTCAACCAGGCCGCCGACGACCGGACGCCGGTGGTCCTCAACGCCGCGGCGTGGACGCACTACTCCTACGCGGTGCTCGACGCCTGCGCCCAGCTCGAGGCGCCGCTGGTGGAGGTGCACATCTCCGACCCCCAGAAGCGGCCCGAGGAGTTCCGCCACCACTCGGTGGTCACTCCCTACGCCGTCGAGGTCGTCGCCGGGCACGGTGTCGAGGGCTACCGGATGGCACTCGAGGTGCTGGCCCGGGGCTGA
- a CDS encoding NADPH:quinone reductase, whose translation MRAVVYRQTGPSSVLEVVDREVPEPGPGEVRVRLLRAGVNPTDWKFRAGMMSGYDEVTPGQDGAGVVDAVGPGAEGFVVGDRVWVLLAQHGRAHGTAAEQVVLPTTRVVHLPAGASYDVGAALGVPAVTAHRALTSGEDVDRLAPGALAGRTVLVAGGAGAVGNAAIQLARWAGATVVTTVSSAEKAALATAAGAHHTVNYRVGDPAAEVRAVAPDGVDLVVEVAPAQNNDLDRAVARVRGTIAIYANNGGDEFSIPVRETFSKNLRYQFVLLYTLGEDLLRAATEDITAALTDGAFAVGEEAGVPLHHLPLEETAAAHDAVEAGTVGKVLLRIAEE comes from the coding sequence GTGCGAGCAGTCGTCTACCGCCAGACCGGTCCGTCGAGCGTGCTGGAGGTGGTCGACCGGGAGGTCCCGGAGCCGGGGCCCGGCGAGGTCCGGGTGCGGCTCCTGCGGGCCGGGGTCAACCCGACGGACTGGAAGTTCCGCGCCGGGATGATGAGCGGGTACGACGAGGTCACGCCCGGCCAGGACGGCGCCGGCGTGGTCGACGCGGTCGGCCCCGGGGCCGAGGGGTTCGTCGTGGGGGACCGGGTCTGGGTGCTCCTCGCCCAGCACGGCCGCGCCCACGGCACCGCCGCGGAGCAGGTCGTCCTGCCCACGACGCGCGTGGTGCACCTCCCGGCCGGGGCGTCGTACGACGTCGGCGCGGCGCTGGGCGTGCCCGCCGTGACCGCGCACCGCGCCCTGACCAGCGGCGAGGACGTCGACCGGCTCGCCCCCGGGGCGCTCGCGGGCCGCACCGTCCTGGTGGCCGGGGGAGCGGGCGCGGTCGGCAACGCCGCGATCCAGCTCGCCCGGTGGGCGGGTGCGACCGTCGTGACCACGGTCAGCAGCGCGGAGAAGGCCGCGCTCGCGACGGCGGCGGGCGCCCACCACACGGTGAACTACCGCGTCGGCGACCCGGCCGCGGAGGTCCGCGCGGTCGCGCCGGACGGTGTCGACCTCGTCGTCGAGGTCGCCCCCGCGCAGAACAACGACCTCGACCGCGCGGTGGCGCGGGTCCGCGGCACGATCGCGATCTACGCCAACAACGGCGGCGACGAGTTCTCGATCCCGGTGCGGGAGACCTTCTCCAAGAACCTGCGCTACCAGTTCGTCCTGCTCTACACCCTCGGCGAGGACCTGCTGCGGGCGGCGACCGAGGACATCACCGCCGCGCTCACCGACGGCGCCTTCGCGGTCGGCGAGGAGGCCGGCGTCCCGCTGCACCACCTGCCGCTGGAGGAGACGGCCGCCGCGCACGACGCGGTCGAGGCCGGGACGGTCGGCAAGGTGCTGCTGCGGATCGCCGAGGAGTGA
- a CDS encoding MinD/ParA family ATP-binding protein, whose product MSQPQDPYQRADQHDISDTSDRLYTPEELGAYAAGQRSVDPLADPLADPLADPLADPLGDPLGDPLTDPLGDQHHHTREVPQVHPAAPPAPQFQQAPQFQQAPPAGPPPAGPPQANPWPTSPPPAAPPVQPPAYAAAPPVVAPPAPPAAPPAAPAAPPAPPVAAPAAPAAPAAPSAPPAVPAVVPSAQLAEPSVEPGGEPRRFMTATDFLDRRADDIEHGPATWGWRGRVRRWSGGLIAPRMGPAEMDHENDRRTIQRDFDGPRTIAFINPKGGAAKTTGVLAAGYTFGTVRGGGVVAWDNNETRGTLGIRGTRSTHRNTTRELLEDLSRFSDVYQSRIGDLGAFVRSQGDAHFDVLASDERPDVTGMIRAQDFQAVHALLERFYRVILVDTGNNMRAENWLAAADAADLLVVTSTVREDTGYSGLWMLDALQDAGYQDLKHKTVTVLSDPSAQVDSKLAHDLVQVYEQRTRGVYRVPYDPALVAGSVVPYASLSEATRRQWLKACAGMAAAL is encoded by the coding sequence ATGAGCCAGCCGCAGGACCCCTACCAGCGGGCCGACCAGCACGACATCTCCGACACCAGCGACCGGCTCTACACGCCCGAGGAGCTCGGGGCGTACGCCGCCGGGCAGCGCTCGGTCGACCCGCTCGCCGACCCGCTCGCCGACCCGCTCGCCGACCCGCTCGCGGACCCGCTGGGCGACCCGCTGGGCGACCCGCTCACCGACCCCCTGGGCGACCAGCACCACCACACCCGCGAGGTCCCGCAGGTCCACCCGGCCGCCCCGCCGGCCCCGCAGTTCCAGCAGGCCCCGCAGTTCCAGCAGGCGCCGCCGGCCGGCCCGCCGCCCGCGGGGCCGCCGCAGGCCAACCCGTGGCCCACCAGCCCGCCGCCGGCCGCGCCGCCCGTCCAGCCCCCGGCGTACGCCGCGGCTCCGCCCGTCGTCGCGCCGCCCGCTCCGCCGGCTGCCCCGCCGGCCGCTCCCGCCGCTCCGCCGGCCCCGCCGGTGGCCGCGCCCGCGGCGCCGGCCGCGCCCGCGGCGCCGTCCGCCCCGCCGGCCGTCCCGGCGGTGGTGCCCTCGGCGCAGCTCGCCGAGCCGAGTGTCGAGCCGGGCGGCGAGCCGCGCCGGTTCATGACCGCCACCGACTTCCTCGACCGCCGCGCCGACGACATCGAGCACGGCCCGGCCACGTGGGGCTGGCGCGGCCGGGTCCGGCGCTGGAGCGGCGGGCTGATCGCCCCGCGGATGGGCCCGGCGGAGATGGACCACGAGAACGACCGCCGCACCATCCAGCGCGACTTCGACGGCCCGCGCACGATCGCGTTCATCAACCCCAAGGGCGGCGCCGCGAAGACGACCGGCGTCCTGGCGGCCGGTTACACCTTCGGCACCGTCCGCGGTGGCGGCGTGGTGGCGTGGGACAACAACGAGACCCGCGGCACCCTCGGCATCCGCGGCACGCGCAGCACGCACCGCAACACCACCCGCGAGCTGCTGGAGGACCTCAGCCGGTTCAGCGACGTCTACCAGTCGCGCATCGGCGACCTCGGCGCGTTCGTCCGCTCCCAGGGCGACGCCCACTTCGACGTGCTCGCCTCCGACGAGCGGCCCGACGTGACCGGGATGATCCGCGCGCAGGACTTCCAGGCGGTGCACGCCCTGCTCGAGCGGTTCTACCGGGTGATCCTCGTCGACACCGGCAACAACATGCGGGCCGAGAACTGGCTGGCCGCCGCCGATGCCGCGGACCTGCTGGTCGTGACGAGCACCGTGCGCGAGGACACCGGCTACTCCGGGCTGTGGATGCTCGACGCCCTCCAGGACGCCGGCTACCAGGACCTCAAGCACAAGACCGTCACCGTGCTCTCCGACCCCTCCGCGCAGGTCGACAGCAAGCTCGCCCACGACCTCGTCCAGGTCTACGAGCAGCGCACGCGGGGGGTCTACCGGGTGCCGTACGACCCCGCCCTGGTCGCCGGGTCGGTCGTCCCCTACGCCTCGCTCTCCGAGGCGACCCGCCGGCAGTGGCTCAAGGCCTGCGCCGGCATGGCCGCCGCGCTCTGA
- a CDS encoding aspartate carbamoyltransferase catalytic subunit yields MKRHLLSAGDLSRDDAELVLSTAAELRSLADRPIKKLPALRGRTVVNLFFEDSTRTRISFEAAAKRLSADVINFSAKGSSLSKGESLKDTALTLEAMGADAVVVRHGASGAPHRLAHSGWVRSSVVNAGDGTHEHPTQALLDAFTMTRHLGKLDGRRVAIVGDVLHSRVARSNALLLATLGAEVTLVAPPTLFPVGVETWPVETSYDLDAVLPKADVVMMLRVQRERMNGGFFPTPREYSRRYGLDGRRMATLQDHTIVMHPGPMVRGMEISAEVADSDRSVIVEQVTNGVAVRMAVLYLLLGGAQPVGGDE; encoded by the coding sequence ATGAAGCGGCACCTGCTCAGCGCCGGCGACCTGAGCCGCGACGACGCGGAGCTGGTGCTCAGCACCGCCGCGGAGCTGCGCTCGCTCGCGGACCGGCCGATCAAGAAGCTCCCCGCCCTGCGCGGGCGCACGGTGGTCAACCTGTTCTTCGAGGACTCCACGCGCACCCGGATCTCCTTCGAGGCCGCGGCCAAGCGGCTCAGCGCGGACGTCATCAACTTCTCCGCCAAGGGCTCGAGCCTGTCCAAGGGCGAGAGCCTCAAGGACACCGCGCTGACCCTCGAGGCGATGGGCGCCGACGCGGTCGTGGTGCGCCACGGCGCCAGCGGCGCCCCGCACCGGCTCGCGCACTCGGGCTGGGTCCGCTCCAGCGTGGTCAACGCCGGCGACGGCACCCACGAGCACCCCACGCAGGCGCTGCTCGACGCGTTCACGATGACCCGCCACCTCGGCAAGCTCGACGGACGCCGCGTGGCGATCGTCGGGGACGTCCTGCACAGCCGGGTCGCCCGCTCCAACGCGCTGCTGCTGGCCACGCTGGGCGCCGAGGTCACGCTCGTCGCCCCGCCGACGCTGTTCCCGGTGGGCGTGGAGACCTGGCCGGTCGAGACGTCGTACGACCTCGACGCGGTGCTGCCGAAGGCCGACGTCGTGATGATGCTGCGCGTCCAGCGCGAGCGGATGAACGGCGGGTTCTTCCCGACCCCGCGGGAGTACTCCCGCCGCTACGGCCTCGACGGTCGCCGGATGGCGACCCTGCAGGACCACACGATCGTGATGCACCCCGGCCCGATGGTCCGCGGCATGGAGATCAGCGCCGAGGTGGCCGACTCCGACCGCTCCGTGATCGTCGAGCAGGTCACCAACGGCGTCGCCGTGCGGATGGCCGTCCTCTACCTCCTCCTCGGGGGAGCCCAGCCCGTCGGAGGAGACGAGTGA
- a CDS encoding dihydrolipoyl dehydrogenase family protein, whose protein sequence is MSTQEQEHEVDLVVIGLGPGGEALATGAARAGLDVVAIDKHLVGGECPYYGCIPSKMMLRAADSLAEARRAGTLAGDVEVTASWAPVARRIREEATDDWDDTVAVRRLADAGATVHHGTARLDGPRRVVVELRDGSTRRYSARRGVVVNPGTRPALPPVPGLAGTPWWTNRDAVRATVAPASLVVLGGGPIGCELAQVFARFGTRVTLLQHNERLLPHDEPEASAVLERVLLDEGVRVVTGVEPRRVAHGAGGFALTLDDEVVHGDRLLVAAGRTPNLDGLGLETVGLDPSARTVRVDERLRAAEGLWVLGDVTGHGAYTHVSMYQSAVALRDVLGQDGPPAAYHAVPHVTFSDPEVAGVGMTEQQARDAGLRVRTGSTPMEQSSRGFVHGPGATGLVKVVEDADRGVLVGASVVGPAGGEVLGALAVAVHAGVPVATLRTMIYAYPTFHRAIESALADLGI, encoded by the coding sequence GTGAGCACCCAGGAGCAGGAGCACGAGGTCGACCTCGTCGTCATCGGCCTCGGGCCGGGCGGCGAGGCCCTGGCGACCGGCGCGGCCCGGGCCGGCCTGGACGTCGTCGCGATCGACAAGCACCTCGTGGGCGGTGAGTGCCCCTACTACGGGTGCATCCCCTCGAAGATGATGCTGCGCGCCGCCGACAGCCTCGCCGAGGCCCGCCGCGCCGGCACCCTCGCCGGCGACGTCGAGGTCACCGCCTCGTGGGCGCCGGTGGCCCGGCGCATCCGCGAGGAGGCGACCGACGACTGGGACGACACCGTCGCGGTACGTCGCCTGGCCGACGCCGGGGCGACCGTCCACCACGGCACCGCCCGCCTCGACGGGCCCCGGCGCGTGGTCGTCGAGCTGCGCGACGGCTCGACCCGCCGGTACTCCGCGCGCCGCGGCGTCGTGGTCAACCCCGGCACCCGGCCCGCGCTGCCGCCGGTGCCCGGACTCGCGGGCACGCCGTGGTGGACCAACCGCGACGCGGTGCGCGCGACCGTGGCGCCCGCCTCGCTGGTCGTCCTCGGCGGCGGGCCGATCGGCTGCGAGCTGGCCCAGGTCTTCGCCCGGTTCGGCACCCGGGTGACCCTCCTGCAGCACAACGAGCGCCTGCTGCCGCACGACGAGCCGGAGGCCTCGGCCGTCCTGGAGCGGGTGCTGCTCGACGAGGGCGTCCGCGTGGTCACCGGCGTCGAGCCGCGCCGGGTCGCCCACGGCGCCGGCGGCTTCGCGCTCACCCTCGACGACGAGGTGGTCCACGGCGACCGGCTGCTCGTCGCCGCCGGGCGCACCCCGAACCTCGACGGGCTCGGCCTGGAGACCGTGGGGCTGGACCCGTCCGCGCGGACCGTGCGGGTCGACGAGCGGCTGCGGGCGGCCGAGGGCCTCTGGGTGCTCGGCGACGTGACCGGTCACGGCGCCTACACGCACGTGTCGATGTACCAGTCCGCGGTCGCGCTGCGCGACGTGCTCGGCCAGGACGGGCCGCCGGCGGCGTACCACGCCGTGCCGCACGTGACCTTCAGCGATCCCGAGGTCGCCGGGGTCGGGATGACCGAGCAGCAGGCGCGCGACGCCGGGCTGCGGGTGCGCACGGGCAGCACGCCGATGGAGCAGTCCTCCCGCGGCTTCGTCCACGGACCCGGCGCGACCGGCCTGGTCAAGGTCGTCGAGGACGCCGACCGCGGGGTGCTCGTCGGCGCCAGCGTGGTGGGGCCGGCCGGCGGCGAGGTGCTCGGCGCGCTGGCCGTGGCCGTGCACGCCGGCGTGCCGGTCGCGACGCTGCGCACCATGATCTACGCCTACCCGACCTTTCACCGAGCGATCGAGTCCGCGCTGGCCGACCTGGGTATCTGA
- a CDS encoding PPOX class F420-dependent oxidoreductase — translation MPDLPFPDDVRALLRKPNPAVVTTLRSDGSPVSVATWYLLEDDDRVLLNMDATRVRLRHLRRDPRVSLTILDEGNWYTHVSLVGRVTEMRDDEGLVDIDRCSTHYSGRPYPDRESPRVSAWMSIDRWHGWGAAKA, via the coding sequence ATGCCCGACCTGCCGTTCCCCGACGACGTCCGTGCGCTGCTGCGCAAGCCGAACCCGGCTGTCGTCACCACCCTGCGCTCGGACGGGAGCCCGGTCTCGGTGGCGACGTGGTACCTCCTCGAGGACGACGACCGCGTCCTGCTGAACATGGACGCCACCCGGGTGCGGCTGCGGCACCTGCGCCGCGACCCGCGCGTCTCGCTGACCATCCTCGACGAGGGGAACTGGTACACCCACGTCTCGCTCGTCGGCCGGGTCACCGAGATGCGCGACGACGAGGGGTTGGTCGACATCGACCGGTGCAGCACCCACTACAGCGGCCGGCCCTACCCCGACCGCGAGTCGCCCCGCGTCAGCGCGTGGATGAGCATCGACCGCTGGCACGGATGGGGTGCCGCCAAGGCCTGA
- a CDS encoding dihydrolipoyl dehydrogenase family protein → MSPAHQVDVVVLGLGAGGEHVAIKLARAGLSVVGVERDLVGGECPFWGCTPSKLMIRGAHVVAEARHVDELAGYAHVEPDLGPTARRIREANHDWTDDGHSGPLEEAGVRLVRGRGRLDGPGRVLVETPAGPETYVATRGVVLATGTEADAPPVPGLAGTPYWTNREVVHATTAPARLGVLGGGPIGAELAQAFARFGSAVTLLEAGPRILGPEEPEASAAVAAAFMREGIDVRTGVEVERVEHDGGTFRLHLPGADLPGEVVEVDELLVATGRRPNLEGIGLETVGLDPAAGRVPVDERLRAGERLWAVGDVTGEGPFTHVAKYQAVGVVADVLGRDVRPADYRGLTRVTFTDPEVGAVGLTEEQARAAGVEVRVGRADVPRSSRGWMHGPGNEGVVKVLEDAARGVLVGGTVVAPYGGEVMGLLSTAVHAEVPVEVLRGMHFPFPTFQRAIETALRDLDR, encoded by the coding sequence ATGAGCCCGGCCCACCAGGTCGACGTCGTCGTCCTCGGCCTGGGCGCCGGCGGCGAGCACGTCGCGATCAAGCTCGCCCGCGCCGGGCTGTCGGTGGTCGGCGTCGAGCGCGACCTGGTCGGCGGCGAGTGCCCCTTCTGGGGGTGCACGCCCTCGAAGCTGATGATCCGCGGCGCGCACGTCGTCGCCGAGGCCCGCCATGTCGACGAGCTCGCCGGCTACGCGCACGTGGAGCCGGATCTCGGTCCGACCGCGCGCCGCATCCGCGAGGCCAACCACGACTGGACCGACGACGGCCACAGCGGGCCGCTGGAGGAGGCGGGCGTCCGGCTCGTGCGCGGCCGCGGCCGCCTCGACGGGCCCGGCCGCGTCCTGGTCGAGACCCCCGCCGGCCCCGAGACGTACGTCGCCACGCGCGGCGTCGTGCTCGCGACCGGCACCGAGGCCGACGCCCCGCCCGTCCCCGGCCTGGCCGGCACGCCGTACTGGACCAACCGCGAGGTCGTCCACGCGACCACCGCCCCCGCCCGGCTCGGGGTCCTCGGCGGCGGGCCGATCGGCGCGGAGCTGGCGCAGGCCTTCGCCCGGTTCGGCTCCGCAGTGACCCTGCTCGAGGCGGGCCCGCGAATCCTCGGCCCGGAGGAGCCCGAGGCGAGCGCGGCGGTCGCGGCGGCGTTCATGCGCGAGGGGATCGACGTGCGCACCGGCGTCGAGGTCGAGCGGGTCGAGCACGACGGCGGCACCTTCCGCCTGCACCTGCCCGGTGCCGATCTCCCTGGGGAGGTGGTGGAGGTCGACGAGCTGCTCGTGGCGACCGGGCGGCGGCCGAACCTCGAGGGGATCGGCCTGGAGACCGTCGGCCTCGACCCCGCGGCCGGGCGGGTCCCCGTCGACGAGCGGCTGCGGGCGGGGGAGCGGCTGTGGGCCGTCGGCGACGTGACCGGCGAGGGCCCGTTCACCCACGTCGCGAAGTACCAGGCCGTCGGCGTCGTCGCGGACGTGCTCGGCCGCGACGTCCGCCCCGCCGACTACCGCGGCCTGACCCGGGTGACCTTCACCGACCCCGAGGTCGGCGCGGTCGGGCTGACCGAGGAGCAGGCCCGCGCGGCCGGCGTCGAGGTGCGGGTGGGGCGGGCCGACGTGCCGCGGTCCAGCCGCGGCTGGATGCACGGCCCCGGCAACGAGGGCGTGGTCAAGGTCCTCGAGGACGCCGCCCGCGGGGTCCTCGTCGGCGGCACCGTCGTGGCGCCGTACGGCGGGGAGGTCATGGGCCTGCTGAGCACCGCCGTGCACGCGGAGGTGCCGGTCGAGGTGCTGCGCGGGATGCACTTCCCGTTCCCCACCTTCCAGCGCGCGATCGAGACCGCCCTGCGCGACCTGGACCGGTGA
- the pyrR gene encoding bifunctional pyr operon transcriptional regulator/uracil phosphoribosyltransferase PyrR: MCAQPAPEATPGRVVLDARDIARALTRISHEILERNKGAGDLVLLGIPSRGVPLAERIAERIASVEGYDVPTGSLDVTMYRDDLRLKPARALLHTDIPESGIDGRTVVLVDDVLFSGRTIRAALDALNDLGRPRAVRLAVLVDRGHRELPIRADFVGKNLPTSLVERVRVTLAGVDDVDAVTIHGETPAASPAPAEEEAR; this comes from the coding sequence GTGTGTGCCCAGCCTGCACCGGAGGCGACCCCTGGCCGGGTCGTTCTCGACGCCCGTGACATCGCCCGGGCGCTGACCCGCATCTCCCACGAGATCCTCGAGCGCAACAAGGGCGCCGGCGACCTCGTCCTGCTCGGCATCCCCAGCCGCGGCGTGCCGCTGGCCGAGCGGATCGCCGAGCGCATCGCCTCCGTCGAGGGGTACGACGTGCCGACCGGCTCGCTCGACGTCACGATGTACCGCGACGACCTGCGCCTGAAGCCGGCCCGCGCGCTGCTCCACACCGACATCCCCGAGAGCGGCATCGACGGGCGGACCGTCGTCCTGGTCGACGACGTGCTGTTCTCCGGCCGGACCATCCGCGCCGCGCTCGACGCCCTCAACGACCTCGGCCGGCCCCGCGCCGTGCGGCTGGCGGTGCTGGTCGACCGCGGCCACCGCGAGCTGCCGATCCGCGCGGACTTCGTCGGCAAGAACCTGCCGACCTCGCTGGTCGAGCGGGTCCGGGTCACCCTCGCCGGGGTCGACGACGTCGACGCGGTGACGATCCACGGCGAGACCCCGGCCGCGAGCCCGGCCCCGGCGGAGGAGGAGGCCCGATGA
- a CDS encoding DUF1206 domain-containing protein, which yields MEALQHDAAQTARRAGDSTWFDRAIRGGLVAYGLVYVVVAWLAIQLALGDRGGEASTSGAVRELAQQPFGQVLVWLVAIGMFALVLWRALEAATGHRDEEGATRVRKRVTSAAKGVLYAAIGISAIRVATGSGGGSGGGGGGGRSSEDTLTAKLLDLPFGQGLVFLVGLGIIGYGVALGIRAWTEKFREQLSAEGQSGDAGTAYLWLGKIGHAAKGVALSIVGGLFCYAAVTHDPKKSGGLDQALREVLDQPFGPVLLVLVGVGIGCYGLFSFARARHLSR from the coding sequence GTGGAAGCTCTTCAGCACGACGCCGCGCAGACGGCACGCCGCGCCGGCGACAGCACCTGGTTCGACCGGGCGATCCGCGGGGGCCTGGTGGCCTACGGACTGGTCTACGTCGTCGTCGCCTGGTTGGCGATCCAGCTCGCGCTCGGCGACCGCGGCGGCGAGGCGTCGACCAGCGGCGCCGTCCGCGAGCTCGCCCAGCAGCCCTTCGGCCAGGTCCTCGTCTGGCTCGTCGCGATCGGCATGTTCGCCCTCGTCCTGTGGCGCGCCCTCGAGGCGGCGACCGGCCATCGCGACGAGGAGGGCGCCACCCGGGTGCGCAAGCGGGTGACCTCGGCCGCCAAGGGCGTGCTGTACGCCGCCATCGGGATCAGCGCGATCCGCGTCGCCACCGGCTCCGGCGGGGGCTCCGGCGGCGGTGGCGGCGGCGGGCGCTCCTCGGAGGACACCCTCACCGCGAAGCTGCTCGACCTCCCGTTCGGCCAGGGCCTGGTCTTCCTGGTCGGCCTGGGCATCATCGGGTACGGCGTGGCGCTGGGCATCCGGGCGTGGACCGAGAAGTTCCGCGAGCAGCTCTCGGCCGAGGGCCAGAGCGGCGACGCCGGCACCGCCTACCTCTGGCTGGGCAAGATCGGCCACGCCGCCAAGGGCGTCGCGCTGAGCATCGTCGGCGGGCTGTTCTGCTACGCCGCGGTCACCCACGACCCGAAGAAGTCCGGAGGCCTGGACCAGGCGCTCCGCGAGGTGCTCGACCAGCCCTTCGGCCCGGTGCTGCTGGTGCTCGTCGGGGTCGGCATCGGCTGCTACGGCCTGTTCAGCTTCGCCCGCGCGCGCCACCTGTCGCGATGA